GGATGCACGTCACCCAGACCTGGCACCACCTGGCGAAGCAGATCTGACCCTCGTCAGAGTGTCGCGGTCATCGCCTCGGTCTCCTTGTGCAGGAGGCCGACGATCACGCTCCTCGTCAGGCAGCAACCCCGAGTCAGTCGACGGCGCCGGTTCCGGCAACCTCCCGAGCCGAATGGCCGAGGACCGGCATCAGCCGGTCGATCGACCAGCCGATACCTGCGGCCAGGATCAACGTGCCGATCCCGACCGTCGCGCCGCAGAGCCAACCGACCAGCACGCACAACCCCTGGAAGATCGTGTAGCTCCACTTGAACGGTACCGGCGGGTCGAACGCCAGAGCCGCAGCTTCGGTCGGACCGGCGCCGAGATCGGTCGCCAGGTACGCCGCGACGCCGATGCACAGCACCACGTAACCGACGGCGAACATCCCGATCCGGGCCGACAGATCGTCCGGAGTCGGCATCACCGTGAGAAAAGCACTGACCGACAGACCGACGACGACGAGTTGGCAGACAGTGCCGATACCGGGCTTCTGCCCGCGCAACCAGGCCAGGGCGACCAGCACAGCGGCGCTGATCCAGCTGACCACCGCGAAGTCGGCACCGGTCGCGTCCGTCAGACCGCTCATCAGCGTGGAGTAGCCGTCCGAGCCCAGCTTGGCGGACAGCAGGAAGGTGACCCCCAGCCCGAGGACGATGCAGCCGATCGGAAGTTGCAGAGCGCGGCGGATCGGGGACACGCCTTGCAGACTATGTGTCGGCCGACCTCACGTTCGCGGTGGCCGGGCCGTCTATCGAAGGTGATGACCATGAAGCAGCCGTTCGACCACGCCGTGCGCGAGCACGGCGACGTGGTGCTGCGGGTGTGCCGGGCGGTGCTCGGCCATCACACCGCGGCGGACGATGCCTGGTCGGAGACCTTCCTGTCGGCCATGCGTGCCTGGCCGGATCTGCCGGACGACGCGAACGTGCGCGCCTGGTTGGTGACGATCGCCCATCGCAAGGCGATCGACGTCGTCCGGCGCGAATCACGTCACGTTCTGGTGTCCGATGTACCGGACGCACTGGACGACAACGGTTTTCCGTCCGAGGACGATCGGGAACTGTGGGCGCGAGTCGCGGCGCTGCCGGATCGGCAGCGGCAGGCCATCGCGTACCACCACCTGGCCGGGCTGTCCTATACCGACGTCGCCTACCTGATCGGCGGATCAGCCGAAGCTGCGCGGCGCGCAGCCGCCGACGGCATGAAGAAACTACGCATCCTGTATCGCGAGGAGGAGTCATGAACCAGCTGGACGACCTGCGCACCGACCCGGCGCACTTGGAGATGTTGCGCGCTCACCTCGCGGATACGGCAGGGGACGAGGTCGAGGTCGCCTACCGCACGGTCGACTCCCCCGTCGGTGAATTGCTTCTCGCCACAACGACTTCGGGACTGGTTCGGGTCGCTTTCGAACTCGAGGACTTCGACACCGCGCTCGTGATGCTGGCAGCGCAGATCAGCCCACGGGTGTTGCACGCTCCTGGTCGACTGGACGAGGCTGCCCGGTCGCTGGAGGAGTACTTCACCGGACGTCTGCGCGCCTTCGAGCTCCCGCTGGACCGCTCGCTGTCCCGCGGTTTCCGCGCCCGCGTGCACGAGTACCTGCCGTCCATCCCTTTTGGGAGCACCGAGTCGTACAGGCAGGTCGCCGAGCACGTCGGCAACCCCCGCGCCGTCCGGGCGGTCGGCACCGCGTGTGCGATGAACCCACTCCCGATCGTGGTGCCCTGTCACCGGGTGCTGCGCTCGGACGGGACCATCGGCGCCTACCTCGGCGGCACCGAGGCGAAGCAGACCCTCCTCGATCTGGAGTCCGGTACCCGCTGAGCGGCTCTCCGCGAAACCGGTCAGCCGGAGTTGCGCAGGGCTGTGGCCAGACCGTTCATGGTGAGCAGGATGCCGCGGCGCACCTGTTCGTCCTCGTCCCCGGCACGGTAGCGGGCGAGCAGTTCGACCTGCAGATGGTTCAACGGCTCCAGGTACGGAAAACGGTTGAACACCGATCGCTTGAGCGCGGTGTTGTCCCAGAGCAGGTCCTCGTGACCGGTGATCGCGGCGTACATGCGCAGCGTGCGCGCGTGCTCCTCGGTGATCTTGCCGAAGACCCGCTCGCGCAGTGCTTCGTCGTCGACGAGGCGCGAATAACGTTCAGCGATACCGAGATCGGACTTCGCCATGACCTGCGCCATGTTCGAGACCACGGTGCGGAAGAAGGGCCAGTGCTCGTAGTAGTGCTTGAGCTTGGCGAGCTTGGTCTCGTCGCCGTCGATCCAACGTTCGAGCGCGGAACCGGTGCCGTACCAACCCGGCAGCATGACGCGGGCCAGCGACCAGCTCATCACCCACGGGATCGCCCGCAGGTCGGAGATCTGCTCGGTGGGTTTACGGGACGCCGGACGCGAGCCGATGTTCAGCGCACCGATCTCGGCGACCGGGGTGGAGGTCTTGAAGTACTCGACGAATCCGTCTGTGTGGTGGACCAGTTCGCTGTACGCGTCCCGGGCCAGGGCCGCCAGTTCATCGAGATCACGGTAGGCCTGATCGGTGTCGTCCAGCCCTTCGATGTCGAGCAGCGACGATTCGAGGGTGGCGGCGACGAGAGCTTCGAGATTGCGGTACGCGAGCGCGGGCTCGGCGTACTTGGCGGCGATGATTTCGCCCTGCTCGGTCAGTCGCAATGAGCCACGGACGGCACCCGGAGGCTGGGCGAGGATCGCGTCGTAACTCGGGCCGCCGCCGCGTCCGACGGTGCCGCCGCGTCCGTGAAACAGGCGCAGACGGATGTCGAATTCCGTTGCCACGTCGACGAGATCGAGTTCCGCGCGGTAGAGCGCCCAGTTCGCGGCGAGGTATCCGCCGTCCTTGTTGGAGTCGCTGTAGCCGAGCATGACCTCCTGCAGACCGCCCTTCGAGTCGACCAAGGCGCGGTACGCGGGCAGGGCGAGGGCCGCCCGCAGTGTGGTGGCCGAGACCTGGAGATCCTCGATGGTCTCGAACAACGGCACGATGTTCACCGAGCAGGTCGCGCCGTCCGTGTCCGGCACGTAGAGACCGGCCTCCTTGAGCATGACGGCGCATTCGAGGATGTCGGAGACACTCGTACACATCGAGATCACATAGTTGGGAATCGCTTCCGTACCAAAGGTTTTCACCGCGTCCGCGGCGGAGGCCACGATCGCGAGTTCGCCGGAGGTCTGCTCGGAGAACTCCGCGCCACGACCGACCAGCGGTCGCCGGGAGCTGAGTTCCCGCACGAGCAACTCGACCTTCGCGTCCTCGTCCAGGGCGGCGTAATCGTCGTGCACGCCCGCCCACGCGAACAACTCGGCGATGGTCTCCTCGTGCACGTCGGAGTTCTGCCGCAGGTCGAGCCCGTACAGGTGGAACCCGAAGGTGCGGACCGCCTCACGAAGACCGGCGAGTTCGGCGTCCGCGAGCAGGTCGTCGTGGTTGGCACGCAACGAGTCGTCGACGACGTTCAGGTCGTCCAGGAACTCCTGCGCCTGCGCGTACGGCGCAGCTCCTTCGACCTCGATCGCACCGTCGGCGGGGCGACCGAAGAAGTTCTCGTAGGTGCGCTCCAGCCGTCCGCGGATCCATCGGATCGCGCGACGGTAGGGCTCATCGTCCCGCTCGTCCTCGGTGTTGAGGTCGGCCAGCGTCGTGAGCGAATCACTGATCGGAGCGAGTCGTTTCGACAACGACAGGCTGACCTCGAGGCCGTTGAGTTCACGCAGGTAGTGGGCGAGTGCGGTCTGGGATGCACGTCGCGAGGCCGTGGCGACGACGTCGGCGTTGACGTTCGGGTTGCCGTCCCGGTCGCCACCGATCCACGAGCCGGCACGCAGCATCGGCTCCTCGAGCAGATCGGCGCCCGGGTAGAGCTCGTTCAGCTCGCGACGCACCTGCGCGTTGATGCGCGGCATGACATCGAACAGCGATGCCTCGAAGAAGCGCAGCCCGACCTCGATCTCGTCCTCGATCTGCACACGCTTCAACCGGATGAGCGCGGTCTGCCAGAGAGTGATGATCTGGATCTTGATGTCCCGCAACGCATCCCGCTCTTCCTCTGCGTTGAGGGTCATGCGCTCGCGGGTTCGCATGATGCGCTTGATCTTGCTCTGCGCCTCGAACACGGTGCGGCGCCGGGTCTCGGTCGGGTGCGCGGTGACCACCGGGACGACCGTCGCGTCCCGCAGCGCGCTCTCGACCTGGCGGTTGTCGAGGTGCGCAGCCTGCAGTTTGGGGAAGGTCGCCGCGAGCGAACCGTCGATCGGTGCCTCACCCGCGTTGACGTGCACGGCGCGACGACGCTCCCGGTGCAGGTCTTCGGCAAGGTTCGCGAGCAGCGCGAACAGGCTGAACGCCCGGATCACATGCAGCGCGTCCTTGGTCGACAGGTCGTGGAAGAGCTCTGCGAAACCCTCGCGATCGACCTCCTGGCGCCGGACGGCGAAGGCCTTCTTACGTGCCTGCTCCACAAGTTCGAAGACTCGCTCGCCCTCCTGCTCGCGCACCACGTCGCCGAGCATCCCGCCGAGCAGGCGGATGTCGTTGCGAAGTGGTTCGGTCGCGGCGCGGCCCTCGTCGGTCGCCTCGAACACCATCTGCGGCTGGTCGATCATGGCGCCCAGTATGGTCGCGACCGCCCGGTAACCCAGATGCCCTGTTCAGCCCGCGGACGCGACCTTCGTCACGTCGAGACCACACCCAGTGCCTGCCGCAACGCCCCGAGCGCTTCGGCGAGGTGCTCCCTGCTGGTGCGGGCGAGGGGTGAGTTGACCCAGGGATGCACTCCCCCGGCGACCACCCGCAGCTGCACCTGGTTACCGGCTGCCTGCATGGCCTCGGCGTAGGCGATGCCCTCGTCGCGCAGCACGTCGAAACCGGCGACACCGACGTACGCGGGCGGCAGGTCGGTGAGGTCCTGCGCCAGCAGTGGTGAGACGCGCGGGTCGGCCGCGTCACCGTCCGGACCGATGTAATGGTCCTGATACCAGTCCATTTCGGATGCCGTGAGGAAGTATCCCTCCCTGAACTTCGCATAGGAATCGGTGCGTCGCGACAGGTCGGTGACGGGCACGAACAACAGCTGGAAGGCCGGTTGCACCGCGTCGCCGCGGGTCTGCTGGGCGATCACCGCCGACAGGTTGCCGCCGGCGCTGTCGCCACCGACGGCGATACGGCGGGGATCGACACCGATCTCGGACGCGTGCTCGACGGCCCACCGGAACGCGCCGATCGCGTCGTCCACGGCTGCCGGGAAACGGTCTTCGGGCGCGAGCCGGTAGCCGACATTGAGGACGGCCACCTGCGCCTGGTCGCAGATGCGGCGACAGAGTCCGTCGTGCGACTCGATGCTGCCGAGCACCCAACCGCCGCCGTGGAAGTAGACCAGCAGCGGGAGCTTCGGGTCTTCGGACGGCTTGTAGAGACGAGCCGGAATCGACGCGTCCGGCAGATCGAGGGTGAGGTCTTCGACCTGCCTGACCTCGACCGGTGGACCGGCAGACACGAGCGACTCGTGTTCGAGCAGGTCACGGGCTTCCTGCAGGGTCATGCCGGCGTACTCGGTCGCCCCACCGAGTTCGAGCATTCGCAAGCCCACGGCGAAGTCGAGATCGAGGGTCCGACCGTCCGCCGTCGGCGGCTTACCGGCGATCACCCGCTTCACCACTCGGGGCACCTTGGCACCGCCGTTGAAGACGGTCTTCTCGATGCGCAAACGCAGATCGCTCACGGGTCAATCCTTGTTGGCGAGGCGCGGCGGGAAGCCACCGGTGGCGATCGGGCCGGTCCGGTCGATCGTGCTCCGGATGAGCGACTTGCCCTGGTCGTCGACGCCACCGGTCACCGGCGAACTCTGCAACGAGCCGTCGCGGCGGAACGTGGTGAGCACCATGGTGTTCCGGGAGCGGACGAAATCGAGCACCTCCTGCAGTGGACGTCGGTCGGCGGTCGCAATCTTGCAGGACATCTCAGGCTTCCTTCCGTCGGTGCGGTCAGTCTCACCGAAAATTCGCGAGCGCACGCCGCAAGGTCGAAGTCTGCACGATCGGGGATGCAGGGACGGCAGGCCCCGACCACGTGCGGACCGCCAGAGTGAGGACTCAGTCGAGACTCAGAGGATCTGCGTCCGGACGCCACCGCTGCGCGTAGGTTCGCAGCACCCGCAGCTCTGCTTACGGAACATCGACCAAGCCTGACATCGACGGGCTGCAGCCACACCTGCGCCACCGAGCACGACATCATCGAACGGGCATGTCCACTCTCGGGAGGAACGCAGTGAGCGAAGAGCACGTCCACCGGATCCACCGGCTGCAGGAGGGGTGGACGCGACGGCACGAGGAGCGGGAGATCGTCGACATCTTCTATTCCGTGCACGGCGAGGAACTGACGCAGCTGAAGAACGCGCTCAACCGGCGCGACGATCATCACGACCTCGAGGAACTGATCTTCGGCGACATCGACGACGAGTCGGTGCGCGAACGGGTCCTCGATCACTTCGCGGCGCAGGCCGAGCCGCTCGGGCGACTCGGGGTGAAGGTGCTGTCGGACATCGACGACACCGTCTTCCCGATGATCCACGAGACGCGTTACCCCCGCGGCCACTTCCTGGTTCCGGGATCGCTGGCCTTCCTGCAGGCCCTGGACGACGGTCCCACCGAGTCGCCGTGGTCACGCGGCGACCTCACGTTCCTGACCGCGCGGCCCGAGATCGCGTTCGGTCTCATCGAATCGAACTCCAAGGACGTGCTGCGCAAAGCGGGGGTCGCGAGTTCATCCCTGCTGGCCGGCAGCCTGATGAACATTCACTCGAAGGACGCCATGGCGGACGGCAAGGTGGCGAATTTCGCGCACTACCGCAAGCTCTTCCCCGAGTACGGCGTCGTGTTCGTCGGTGACTCCGGTCAGGGCGACGTCCTGGTCGGACAACGCGTCCGGACCGATTATCCGGACGCCGTGTCGGCGGTGTTCATCCACGATGTCGTCGACACCCCGGCCGCTCGACGCGAGGAGTTGGCGGCATCCGGAGTCCACGTTTTCGAGACATACGTCGGTGCAGCCATGAAGGCGTACAGCCTCGGCCTGGTCTCGCTCGACAACGTGAAACGGGTTGTCACAGAATCACTTGCCGCGCTCGACGACATCGATTGGGAGACCGCCGAACAGGAGGCCTCGACCAGGAAGTTGTTGCAGCGCGACGCCGACGAGGCGCTCGCGCTGGGGTGACGTCAGCGCCGCAGCACGGCGGGAAGAGTGCGAGCTGCTTCGACCATCGCCGGTCCGTACCAGGTGATCAACCGGCCGCTGATCAGTTCCGTGGGAACCTCGACGAAGGCCTCCGGGCCGTCGTCGGCGGTGAAGACGTACGGCTCGTCGGGCAGCAGCACGAGATCCGCGCGGCTCGGGTCGTCGAGATCGGCCAGGTCAGCATGCGGGTATCGGCCCTCGGCGCCGTCCGGAACGACCGCGTCACAGCCGAGGCACTGGAGGAGGTCGGCGGTGTACGTCGGCCTCCCGACCACCATCCACGGATCGCGCCAGATCGGCACAACCACTCGCCGAGTGTCCGCAGAACCGCCGACCTCACCCGCGCGTCCTGCGGACATTCGCCACAGAGCGTCGGCCTCGTCCAGCCAGCCGGGTGACCCCCAGCCGAGAGCTTCGGTGAACAATCGGCGCATCGAGTCCAGCGCCTGCGGCACGGTCTCGATGTCGGTCACCCAGACGGCAATCCCTTTATCCCGCAGGCGCTTCACGTCGAGCTCGCGGTTCTCTTCCTTGTTGGCGACCACCAGGTCGGGTGCCAACTCGGCGATGGCCGCAACGTCGGGGTTCTTCGTGCCTCTGACGCGCGGCACATCGAGGTCCGCGGGATGGGTGCACCAGTCGGTGGCACCGACCAGAGCCTGTGGACGGGTCGCCGCGATCGCTTCGGTAAGGGAGGGGACGAGGCTGACGACTCGTTCGACCTCGTCGGGGAGGTCGACGTGGAATCCGAGATCGTCGATCTGTGTTCGCACCCGCCCGACCTTACTCAGCGCGCGAACGGAAGTGGTCGCGATCACGACCACTTCCGTTGACTACGGGTGTAGAGGCTGGTCAGACGTTGCGCCGGTACTGACCGCCCACCTCGAAGAAGGCCTCGGTGATCTGCTGCAGCGAGCACACCCGCGCGGCGCGCATCAGCACGTCGAACACGTTGTCGCCGTTGACCGCTGCGGCACGCAACTCGTCCAGCGCCTGCTTGGACTCGCCCTGGTGCCGCTGCTGGAACTCACGGACTCGGGTGAGCTGACCCTGCTTCTCGGTCTCGGTGCCGCGGGCGAGTTCGATGTGCTTCGGCGTGCCGTCGTCGGCCTTGGGGTGGCGGAAGGTGTTGACGCCGACGATCGGCAGCGAGCCGTCGTGCTTGCGGTGTTCGTAGAGCATCGACTCGTCCTGGATGCGCCCGCGCTGGTAGCCGGTCTCCATCGCGCCGAGCACGCCGCCACGCTCGGTGATGCGGTCGAACTCCTTCAGCACCGCCGCCTCGACGAGGTCGGTGAGCTCGTCGATGATGAACGATCCCTGGAGCGGGTTCTCGTTCATCGCCAGACCCCACTCACGGTTGATGATCAACTGGATCGCGAGCGCACGACGCACCGACTCCTCGGTCGGCGTGGTGACAGCCTCGTCATAAGCGTTGGTGTGCAACGAGTTCGCGTTGTCGTAGATCGCGATGAGCGCCTGCAGCGTGGTGCGGATGTCATTGAAGTCCATCTCCTGTGCGTGCAGGGACCGGCCGGACGTCTGCACGTGATACTTCAACTTCTGGCTGCGGTCGTTCGCGCCGTACTTCTCCTTCATCGCCACCGCCCAGATTCGGCGGGCGACACGGCCGAGCACCGAGTACTCGGGGTCCATGCCGTTGCTGAAGAAGAAGCTCAGGTTGGGCGCGAAGTCGTCGATGTCCATGCCCCGTGCGAGGTAGCTCTCGACATAGGTGAAGCCGTTGGCGAGCGTGAACGCCAGCTGGCTGATGGGGTTCGCCCCGGCCTCGGCGATGTGATAGCCGGAGATGCTGACCGAGTAGAAGTTGCGCACCTGGTGGTCGATGAACCACTGCTGGATGTCGCCCATCATCTTCAGGCTGAACTCGGTGGAGAAGATGCAGGTGTTCTGGCCCTGGTCCTCCTTCAGGATGTCGGCCTGGACGGTGCCGCGGACGTTGGCGACGGCGTACGCCGCGAGTTCTTTGCGCTCGTCATCGTTCGGCTCACGGCCTTCACGCTCGGTGAATGCGTCGACCTGCTGGTCGATGGCCGTGTTGAGGAAGAACGCGAGAATCGTCGGTGCCGGGCCGTTGATCGTCATCGACACGCTCGTCGTGGGCGAGACGAGGTCGAACCCGCCGTACAGCACCTTCATGTCGTCCAACGTCGCGATCGAGACGCCGGACGTGCCGACCTTGCCGTAGACGTCCGGACGCTCGTGGGGGTCGCGCCCGTAGAGGGTCACCGAGTCGAACGCGGTTGACAGGCGGGTGGCCGGCTGGCCTTCCGACAGCAGTTTGAAGCGGCGGTTCGTGCGGAACGGGTCGCCCTCGCCGGCGAACATGCGGGCAGGATCCTCACCCTCCCGCTTGAACGGGAAGACGCCGGCGGTGTACGGGAAGTAGCCCGGCAGATTCTCCCGGCGAAGGAACTTCACCAGCTCGCCGTGGTCGTCGAAGCGCGGGAGCGCGACGCGCGGAATCTTGTTGCCGGACAGCGATTCCCGAGTGAGTTTGTTCACGATCTCGCGGTCGCGGATCTTCACGACCTGCTCGTCGCCCGAGTAGGAATCGACGATGCTCGGCCACTTCACGAGAGCCTTGGAGATCTCGTCGGGCACGTCCTGCTGCGCCTTCTCCATCAGCTCGGCGACACTGTGCGGCACCTCGCCGAGTTCGCCGGCGACCAGTTCGAAACGCTGCGCACGGGCTGCCGCCTTGGCGAACTTCGCGGTGTCGGAATGATAGTCACGTACCGTTTCTGAAATCTCGGAGAGGTAGCGGACGCGGGACGGCGGCACGATCGTGGCGATCCGGGTCGACTGCTTGGTGTCGACCTGCGGAAGCACGCCGTCCTCGACGTGCATTCCCTTCTCCGACAGCAGGTTTCGCAGCTCCTGGTAGAGCGCGGTCACGCCGTCGTCATTGAAGGTGGCCGCCGAGGTGCCGTAGACCGGCATGTCCTCGGGCTTCTTGCCGAAAGCCTCACGGTTGCGCACCATCTGGCGTCCGACATCGCGCAACGCGTCCTCGGCCCCACGGCGTTCGAACTTGTTGATCGCGACCACGTCGGCCAGGTCGAGCATGTCGATCTTCTCCAGCTGGCTGGAGGCGCCGAACTCCGGAGTCATCACGTACATCGACACATCGGAATAGTCGATGATCGCCGAATCGCCCTGGCCCACACCGGGAGTCTCGAGGATGACGAGGTCGAAACCGGACGCCTTGGTCAGCGCGATGATCTGGTCGAGGTGCTCGGGCACCTGGTTGTTGCCACGGGTGGCGAGCGACCGGAAGAAGATACGGTCACCGTCGAGCGAGCTCATCCGGATGCGGTCGCCGAGCAATGCACCACCGCCGCGCGAACGCGTCGGGTCGATCGCCAGCACCGCGACCCGCAGCTTGTCCTGCTGGTCGAGGCGCATGCGGCGCACGAGTTCGTCTGTCAGAGAAGACTTTCCAGAACCACCGGTGCCGGTGATGCCGAGCACGGGCACCGGACGCTTGGCCGCAGCCTGGTTGATCGCGTCGACGAACTCGGCGGAGAGCGCACCCTGCTCCGCGCCGGTGATCGCTCGCGCGATGGCTGCACGATCACCCGACAGCACTGCGTCCAGATCAGCCCGGCCCAGCTGCCAGAGGTCGTAATCACAGTCGGCGACAACAGAATTGATCATTCCGACCAGGCCCATGCGCTGGCCGTCCTCGGGCGAGAAGATCGTGACGCCGGCCTTGCGCAGGCGGTCGATCTCGTCATGCACGATCACGCCGCCGCCGCCACCGACGACCTTCACGTGTTTGGCGCCCGCCTGCTTGAGCAGATCGACGAGGTACTCGAAGTATTCGACGTGGCCACCCTGGTAGGAGCTGACCGCGATGCCCTGCGCGTCTTCCTCGAGCGCAGCGTCGATGACCTCCTGCACCGAACGGTTGTGGCCCAGGTGAATCACCTCCGCACCCTGCGTCTGCATGATCCGCCGCATGATGTTGATCGAGGCGTCGTGGCCGTCGAACAGGCTTGCGGCAGTAACGATCCGGACGTGGTGCTCCGGCTTGTGCAGTTCAGGCTTGATGTCGGCCATGGGGTCCTCCGGGTGCGTGGACGTGACTCAGCTCTCGCAAAATAGTAGGACTTCCTATTAATGGACGTCAACGCGAGTTTGATCTACTCTCGATCCATGACCGAAGCACCCGCCCGCCTCGCTGCCGACCCCATCGGGGTCGCGCGGGATCAGTGGGTGGATCGCGGGTGGGCCGATGCTGCGCCGGGCATGGCGGCAGTCACCTCGATCATGCGGGCACAACAGATCGTCTCGGCCCGAGTCGATGCGGTGCTGAAGCCGTTCGGCGTGACGTTCGCCCGCTACGAGGTGCTGATGCTGCTGACCTTCAGTCGTCGCGGCAGCCTGCCGATGAAGCTGATCGCGTCGCGCCTGCAGGTGCACCCGACGTCCGTCACCAACGCGGTCGACCGGTTGGTGCAGGCCGGGCTCGTCACCCGTACCACGCACCCCGACGATCGGCGCGCGTTCATCGTGGCACTGACACCAGAAGGACGCTCACTCGCGCAAGAAGCGACGGCTGCGCTCAACGAGCAGGTCTTCGGCCGACCGGAACTCGACCGCGACGACCTCGAGTCACTTGTGTCGATCATCGCCCGGATGCGTTCTGCCGCAGGCGATTTCTGAGCACAACTCAACCGCCGACGCACAGGCCGAGCGCGGCGACCAAAACTGACCCGATGACCATCCCGAGCGCATGCACGACGCCCGCCCAGTGCACCTTCGGCGCGAGCAGCAGCCGGGCCGACTCCACAGACGCCGCGCTGAACGTGGTGAACCCGCCCATGGCACCCGTACCGAGCACCTTCGTGGCCTCCGAAGCGTGTCCGAAGTGACCGACGAGCAGGCCTAGCACGAACGATCCGAGCAAGTTGATGACCAGAGTGCCGACCGGGACCCTCACTCGCACCCGCGCGGCGATCCAGGTGTCGAGCACACAACGCAGGAGTGCGCCGGTGCCTCCCCCGAGGGCGATCCAAAGCATCATCGGTTCATGCCCGGCAGTCGGAGCCCGATCCCTGCGGCGAGCACTCCGGCCACGACGCTCGCGGTCGCATAGGCAAGACCGGCGCCCAGGTCACGCTCCACCACCTCGACCGCGAAGGCGCTGTAGGTCGTGAATCCGCCCAACAGACCCGTCCCGAGTCCTAACCGAACTCGTCGGCGTGCACCGCTGTCGTCGCCGAGATGCGCAAGAACCCCGAGCAGAAGGCCGAGCAGAAGCGCACCGAGCACGTTGATGACGAAGGTGGTCCACGGCCAGCCGTCCGCCCGCATCGGGAACCGCTCACTCAGCAGTGCACGCGCGGTCGTGCCGGCGGCACCACCGACGAAAACCAGCGCCGGGAGCACCAGCCGGTCGGAACGAACTGCGGCGGCGTCCGTATCGGGTGGCTGGCGGTTCACCCGGGAAGGCTATCCAGCCGGGTGCTCACTTCACAGGCGAAGGCGTCGCCGCGGACGCGCGGACGGCTCGCTCCATACGCAGCACCGCCGGATCATCGACGCCGCCGACCGGCTCGGTGTCCGACGGCCGCTGGATCCGGCGATGGTGAGCACGCCGACGCCTCGGTGTTCGGTCGGTAGGAAGCGCACTCCTTCGACGCCTACGAGTTCCGCCGACCGCACAGTGATCCCTCCCGCGTTCATCAGATCGTCAGTCGGACGTGGACGACGTCGCCCAGTGCGATGCCCTCGGCGCGCTGCACGGCGACCTTCATCGGGACCAGGAAGCCGCCGCCCCTGGGGAACAACGAGGTGGTGAACGCGGTGTCGCCGACCTCTGCGGACGCCGGGATGCACCCCCAGCCGTAGGTGACCTGCTTTGCGATGTCGCGAAGTTCGGCGGATTGCGGCTCAGGCATCACGGCGAAGAGGAACGGCGCCGGGCCACGCCACTCGATGACTTCGGCGTCGAATTCGAGGTGCACGTGAATACGGTAGTTCGGACTGTTGTGGCTGGGTCCGGATGAACGTCACCTTGGTTGCGGCGCCTACTGATTCGTTCCTCATCCGTAGGGCTCAACCAGCGGTGTGGGCAGGGCTCGACCAGCGGTGTTCGGGGGCTCGACCGGCGTCTGATCTCGATCGAGTTGCTTCGTGAACGCGAGAGGTTTCGGCGCGCGGGACTTCGTTCCTCAGTCCCCCGGCTCAACCAGCGGTACTCGGCAGCTCAACCAGCGGTCCTTGGGAGCTCCACCATCGTGGCAGACATCTGCCAGTACGTCATCGGGGTGGACACCCACGCCGCCACGCACCACTACGCCGTGATCCATCCCGGGACCGGAGCAGTCCTGGACGATCAGCAGTTCCCGACCACACCAGCCGGGCTACGCCGCGCTGCGGACTGGATCAGCCGCCGCACCGTCACG
This is a stretch of genomic DNA from Yimella lutea. It encodes these proteins:
- a CDS encoding YczE/YyaS/YitT family protein, translated to MSPIRRALQLPIGCIVLGLGVTFLLSAKLGSDGYSTLMSGLTDATGADFAVVSWISAAVLVALAWLRGQKPGIGTVCQLVVVGLSVSAFLTVMPTPDDLSARIGMFAVGYVVLCIGVAAYLATDLGAGPTEAAALAFDPPVPFKWSYTIFQGLCVLVGWLCGATVGIGTLILAAGIGWSIDRLMPVLGHSAREVAGTGAVD
- a CDS encoding RNA polymerase sigma factor; amino-acid sequence: MKQPFDHAVREHGDVVLRVCRAVLGHHTAADDAWSETFLSAMRAWPDLPDDANVRAWLVTIAHRKAIDVVRRESRHVLVSDVPDALDDNGFPSEDDRELWARVAALPDRQRQAIAYHHLAGLSYTDVAYLIGGSAEAARRAAADGMKKLRILYREEES
- a CDS encoding methylated-DNA--[protein]-cysteine S-methyltransferase codes for the protein MNQLDDLRTDPAHLEMLRAHLADTAGDEVEVAYRTVDSPVGELLLATTTSGLVRVAFELEDFDTALVMLAAQISPRVLHAPGRLDEAARSLEEYFTGRLRAFELPLDRSLSRGFRARVHEYLPSIPFGSTESYRQVAEHVGNPRAVRAVGTACAMNPLPIVVPCHRVLRSDGTIGAYLGGTEAKQTLLDLESGTR
- the ppc gene encoding phosphoenolpyruvate carboxylase, yielding MIDQPQMVFEATDEGRAATEPLRNDIRLLGGMLGDVVREQEGERVFELVEQARKKAFAVRRQEVDREGFAELFHDLSTKDALHVIRAFSLFALLANLAEDLHRERRRAVHVNAGEAPIDGSLAATFPKLQAAHLDNRQVESALRDATVVPVVTAHPTETRRRTVFEAQSKIKRIMRTRERMTLNAEEERDALRDIKIQIITLWQTALIRLKRVQIEDEIEVGLRFFEASLFDVMPRINAQVRRELNELYPGADLLEEPMLRAGSWIGGDRDGNPNVNADVVATASRRASQTALAHYLRELNGLEVSLSLSKRLAPISDSLTTLADLNTEDERDDEPYRRAIRWIRGRLERTYENFFGRPADGAIEVEGAAPYAQAQEFLDDLNVVDDSLRANHDDLLADAELAGLREAVRTFGFHLYGLDLRQNSDVHEETIAELFAWAGVHDDYAALDEDAKVELLVRELSSRRPLVGRGAEFSEQTSGELAIVASAADAVKTFGTEAIPNYVISMCTSVSDILECAVMLKEAGLYVPDTDGATCSVNIVPLFETIEDLQVSATTLRAALALPAYRALVDSKGGLQEVMLGYSDSNKDGGYLAANWALYRAELDLVDVATEFDIRLRLFHGRGGTVGRGGGPSYDAILAQPPGAVRGSLRLTEQGEIIAAKYAEPALAYRNLEALVAATLESSLLDIEGLDDTDQAYRDLDELAALARDAYSELVHHTDGFVEYFKTSTPVAEIGALNIGSRPASRKPTEQISDLRAIPWVMSWSLARVMLPGWYGTGSALERWIDGDETKLAKLKHYYEHWPFFRTVVSNMAQVMAKSDLGIAERYSRLVDDEALRERVFGKITEEHARTLRMYAAITGHEDLLWDNTALKRSVFNRFPYLEPLNHLQVELLARYRAGDEDEQVRRGILLTMNGLATALRNSG
- a CDS encoding alpha/beta hydrolase, translating into MSDLRLRIEKTVFNGGAKVPRVVKRVIAGKPPTADGRTLDLDFAVGLRMLELGGATEYAGMTLQEARDLLEHESLVSAGPPVEVRQVEDLTLDLPDASIPARLYKPSEDPKLPLLVYFHGGGWVLGSIESHDGLCRRICDQAQVAVLNVGYRLAPEDRFPAAVDDAIGAFRWAVEHASEIGVDPRRIAVGGDSAGGNLSAVIAQQTRGDAVQPAFQLLFVPVTDLSRRTDSYAKFREGYFLTASEMDWYQDHYIGPDGDAADPRVSPLLAQDLTDLPPAYVGVAGFDVLRDEGIAYAEAMQAAGNQVQLRVVAGGVHPWVNSPLARTSREHLAEALGALRQALGVVST
- a CDS encoding pyridoxamine 5'-phosphate oxidase family protein; its protein translation is MSCKIATADRRPLQEVLDFVRSRNTMVLTTFRRDGSLQSSPVTGGVDDQGKSLIRSTIDRTGPIATGGFPPRLANKD